The genomic DNA GACGGTAGGGCTTGCCGGGCTTACGGGGTCGCGGGGACTGCTCACTCACGAAAAAGGTGCTCCGGATTTCTGGCTGAGATGTGCGTCCAGCCTACGTCGCACCGCCGCGACCGCGCGCTGGGCGTCACGCCTCTCGGTTCCCCACGGTCTCCCCCGCGCCGATCCGCGCCCCGCGCGCCCAGTCCGCCGCCCGCATCGGCTTCTTGCCCTGCGCCTGCACCCACAGCAGCTCGACGGCGTACGAACCGGTGCCGACGTACACATTGTTCTTGCCGACCGCCAGCGCCCCGGGCGCGAGGTCGGTCCGCTCGGGCACCGGCACGGCCTGGACGATCTTGAGCCGCTCGCCCCGGAACACGGTCCAGGCCCCGGGGGCGGGCGTGCACCCACGCACCACCCGATCCACCCGCAGGGCAGGAGCCGACCATTCCACCTGGGCGTCCTCGACATTGATCTTCGGAGCGAGGGTGATGCCCTCGCCCGACTGCGGTACGGCCTTCAGGGTCCCGTCCTCGATACCGTCCATGGTCGCGGCGAGCAGGCCCGAGCCGGCGAACGCGAGCCGGGTGAGCAGGTCGCCGCTGGTGTCGGTGGGGCGGATCTCCTCGGTGACGGTGCCGTAGACGGGCCCGGAGTCGAGTCCCTCCTCGATCAGGAAGGTGGAGGCGCCGGTGATCTCGTCGCCGGACATGATGGAGTGCTGCACCGGGGCGGCGCCGCGCCAGGCGGGGAGCAGCGAGAAGTGCAGGTTGACCCAGCCGTGCGCGGGGATGTCGAGGGCGACGCGGGGCAACAGGGCGCCGTAGGCGACGACGGGACAGCAGTCGGGCGCGATCTCCCGCAGCCGCTCCAGGAACTCCGGGTCGCGCGGCTTGACGGGCTTCAGCACCTCGATGCCCGCCTCCTCGGCCCGCTCGGCGACGGGACTCGCCACCAGCCTGCGCCCACGCCCGGCCGGCGCGTCGGGCCGCGTGACGACGGCGGCCACCTCGTGCCGCCCGGAGGCGATCAGGGCGTCCAGGGCGGGAACAGCGACCTCGGGGGTACCGGCGAACACGAGCTTCATGGGAGGGTTCGGGCCTCTCGGGCGGAGGTGGGCGGGCAGCGCACCAGTCTATGGCGCGTCCCGGCCCGAGCGCCCGGCGGCTCTCGTCCGTCAACCCACCGACACCCGCAGCGCGCACCGGTTCGGCGGGGGCGTACGCATATGCCCCTACGCCCCCGTTGCGTGACCAGCGGAGCGCACAGGCGTTGGTCAAGAAAGAGTTGACCTCCTTGGGCCGCATTCGCGCGGCCCGATCCTTTTCAACGCCGGTTCGAGAGGCTTGTTCATGGCCGACCACGCAACCCACGACGCCCAGGCTCGGGCCAGCCTGCACTTGCTGGTGCGGGACATCGAGCGGGTCCGCCGGCAGGTGGACGCACTGCGCACGCTCACCGCCCAGCTCGGCAACGTCTACCGCCCGCGCCGCTCCGGCCCCTCCACGGGCTTCGTCGTCTACGGGCGCGCGCCCGCCCCGACGGTCCGTCTCGCGCAGGAGCTGCGGGACAGTGTCGAGACCCTGGTCACGGCCGCCGTGGACTTCGACCGCTCACTCGGTTTCTCGTGGGACGCGGTGGGCTCGGCCCTCGGGGTCACCAAGCAGGCAGTGCACCGCCGCTACGGCGCCCGGCGCGCCGCGACCCAGGCGGCGGCCGACGCCGAGCGCACGACGGAGGCGGCGAGCACCCGCCCGGTGGCGGTGAACACGGGTCTCCCCACCATGCCCGCACTCCCTGCCCTCCCCACCCTCCCCACGGTCCCCGCCGCCCGCTCCATGCCGACCCAGCCCACAGCAGGCAGCCCCACCCTCCGCGACGAGGCCAGGCCCACAGCCTTCCCGGGCCCCCGAAACGGCTGACCCCACCACCGACCAAGCCTGCCTCCCGGCGAACGCCCGGGAGGCAGCCGCATGTCCGGGCCAGGGACGGCCGGCCGCGCCCTCGGCCCATGGACAGCCGGCCGCCAACGCCGAGAACTCCTACGGGCAGGGCCCGAAGGGCACGGCAGATCGCACAACGGCCCGCCGACCGCCAACGCCGAGAACCCCACGGGAAAGGTCCACTTCTCAACGAACCGCAAACGGGCGGTGCGCGGGTGGGAGAAAATCCGAGGCCGAAGGCCGAGGCCTCACCCGATATCCGGCGGATCAACCCGCACCCGCACCACATCCCCCCCACCCCGAGCCATCCGAGCAGCCTGCGCAGCCTTCAACGCCGCAGCCAACGCCCCCCCACTCCCCGGCCGCACCCGAATCAACGCCCGCTCCCACTGCTCCCCCACAGGCGGATCCCCCACCCGCCGAGCGCGCCCCGTCGAAGCAACCGGCACCACCATCGGAACCGGCCCCAACACCTCAGCATCCGGCGGCAGTTCAACAGCGGCAAGAAACTCCGCGACAGCCCCCGCACCCCCCGCGACCGCCGCCATCCGAGACACCGGCGGAAACCCCAACTCCCCCCGCTCCGCAAGCTCCCGCACCGCATGCCCCACGGGATCCCACCGAACCAGCGCCTGCACAGGCCGCAAGGTAGGTTCCGCCACCACGACAACGGTCCCCCCAACCCCCTGCGGCCGCACCAGCGAACCCGCCGCGACCCACCGCCGCAACGCATCCTCCCCCGCCCGCAGATCAGGCCGCCCGAGCATCGCCCACCCGTCCAGCAACAAGGCCGCCGCATACCCCCCGTCGGCCACCGGCTCGGCCCCCGGCGTACTCACGACCAACGCAGGCGTCCCCGGCACCGTGTCGAGCACCTGCTCCCGCCCGGACGTCCGCACCGGCACAGCGGGAAACGCCCGCCCCAGCTCCTCCGCGGTCCGCCGTGCCCCCACGATCTGGGCCCGCAGCCGGAACCCCCCGCACTCGGGACAGTGCCAGGAGTTCTCCGCGACCCCGCACCACCCACACCGCAGTACCCCCGCGTCCTGCCCCTCCAACGGCCCCGCACAGTGCCGACACCGCGCGGCGGCCCGGCACTGGGCGCACGCCATCCGCGGCACATACCCCCGCCGGGGCACCTGCACCAGCACAGGCCCGTGCTTCAACCCCTCCCGCACCGCCTGCCAGGCCAACGTGGGCAACCGGGCGGCCCGCGCGGCCTCGTCCCGCGCCAAGTCCCCGTCCCCCACGGTCCGTACGAGCGGAGCGGCCGCCCGCACCTGCTCGCGCGATGCGACCAACGGCCGCGCCCACCCGCTCGCCACCAACTGCGCGGCCTCCACCGTGCAGCTCCAACTCCCCAGCAGGAAGCCGCACTTGTCCAGCGCGGCCCGCAGCAGCAGCACCTCCCGCGCATGCGGCTGCGGCGCGTGCTGTTCGCTGTGGCTGTCGTCCCCGTCGTCCCAGATCGCGACCAGCCCCAGGTCCCGCACCGGCGCGAACATCGCGGCCCGCGTCCCGACGACCGCGCGCACGGACCCCCGTCGTACGGCCAGCCACTGCCGGTACCGCTTCTCGGGCCCGGCATCGGCGGTGAGCAGCGCATGCCGCCCCTCACCGAGGAGCGCCGTCAACGCTGCGTCCACCCGCCCGGCGGCCCGCCCGTCCGGTACGACGACGAGCGCCCCGCGCCCCGAGGCGAGCGTCGCGGCGACGGCCCGCGCGATCTCCTCGCTCCACTCGGGCCCCGGCAGCGCGTTCCACACCGCACGCGGCGCGCCTCCCGAGGCCAGCGCCTCCAGAAACCCGGCCCCCCGCTCGTACCGCGCCCAGGACCCCGCCTCGGGCACCCCCGGCGGCGGCAACGGCGCGGGCGACGGCTTCTGCTCGGCCCGGGCGCTGCGCGGCGGCACGGCCAGTTGCAGCACATCGGCGAGACTCCCGGCGTACCGGTCGGCGACGGCCCGGGCCAGCCCGAGCAGCTCCGCGCTCAGCACCGGCTCCGGCGACACGACCTGCGCCAGCGCGGCAAGCGGCCCGGAGTAGTCGGACTCGGCCAGCCGCTCGACCAGGAACCCGTCGATCAGCCCCCCGCCCTCACGCCGCCCGTCCCGCACCCGATGCCGCCCGGCCCCGAACCGGACCCGCACCCGCACCCCGGGCCGCGCATCGGCGTCGAGTTCCTCCGGCACCGCATAGTCGAAGTACCGGTCAAGATGCAGCACCCCCTTGTCGACGAGCACCCGCGCGACGGGCAACTCCCCGGCCAACGCGGCCCCCCGCCACGTCCGCGGCTTCGCCTTCGGCCCCTTGGCCTGCCGCACACTCTCCCGAATCAGCGCAAGCTGCTCGGGCGGCGCACCCGCCGCCCCGCCGTCCCGTTCCCCGTCCGCGCTGCTCACCCTTGCATTCTTACCAAACCCGACTGACAACGGCCGCCGCCCGCCGCACTCACTTGATCTTCCGGGCCTCGGCGAGGACCTGGACGATGAGGTCCTCCGCGAAGGCCATGTCCTCGTCCGGGTCGCTGTCCCGGAACCGCCCCCCGGCCTCCGACGCGGCGAACCCGAGCATGAACGTGGACAGCAGGCGCTCGGCCCGCGGAATCCGCTCCTCCGGGAGACCTGCGGCGCGCAGAGCACCGTAGACCGCGTTCCGCGGCCCGACGGCCTCGGGTGTGACCGCCGGGCGCTGGAAGAGCAGCAGGAACAGGTCGGGGTGGCGACGGGCGGTGGCCCTCATGTTGCGGGCGAGCAGGCGCAGTTGGTCGCGCCAGTCGAGTCCGGGACCGGGCACGTCGATCTCCAGCAACAGCCGTTCCACGAGGCCGTCGAGGAGTCCCTGCTTGTCGCCGACGTGGCGGTAGAGCGTCATCGGGTTCACGTCGAGTTCCTGCGCGACGGCCCGCATCGTGACGGCCGGCAGGCCCTTCCGGGTCGCCAACTCCCATGTCACGTCCAGCACTTGATCACGACTGATCCGCCGTGGCGTCACTTGACATCCTCCCTCGAAGCTACGTATACAGAGTATACGTATACGTTGTATATATCGAGGGAGCGGCCATGCTGACCGTCAGCGGCCTGTACAAACGGTGGGGCCCCGTCCAGGCACTGGACGGCTTCGACCTGCACATCGAGCCCGGCGAGATCTGCGGTCTGATCGGCCACAACGGCGCGGGCAAGACCACGTTCGCCCGGACGGTCGCCGGTCTGGAGCGACCCGACGCGGGCTCGGTCCTCGTCGCGGGAGTGGATCTCGCCACCGCCCCTCGCTCCGCACGGAGCCTGATCGGCCTGGCGCCCCAGGAGTCGGCCCTCTACCCGACCGCCACCCTGCGCCAGAACCTCCGCCTCTTCGGCGGCCTGGCCGGCCTCCACCGCACCCGACTGAGCACCGAACTGGCCGCCGTAGCCGAGGAGTTGGTCCTCACCGACGTACTCGACCGGCCGATCGCGACACTCTCCGGCGGCCAACAGCGCCGCGCCCAGGCGGCCACGGTCCTCCTCCCCCGCCCCCGCGTGCTGCTGCTCGACGAACCCACCGTGGGCGCCGACCCCACCACCCGCGAAGCGCTGCTACGACTCGTCAGGACCCGCGCCGACGAAGGCGCCGCCGTCTGCTACACCACCCACTACCTACCGGAGTTGGAGCACCTGGACGCCACACTCGCGGTCGCCGCGTCCGGCCGGGTGATCGCCCGCGGACACCGCGCCGACCTCCTTGACGGCCTGCCCGGCGAGGTCACCGTGACGTTCACCGGCGCCGTACCGGAACACCTGGCACGGACCTCAACTGCCCCCGGGGAACTGCGTTTCAGCACCGCGGACCCGGCCCAGGCGCTGGCCCGACTCCTCCGCGACCTGGGCCCCGACACCGCGCGGGTCCGCTCGGCCGCGATCCGCGAACCGTCGCTGGACGACCTCTACCGCAGCCTCGCCACCCGCCAACTCCCCACGGAGACCCACGATGCGGCCTGAACCGGCACCGACAGGGGCCGCCCCGCTCCGCCACACCTGGGTCATGACCCGCCACACCCTCGTCCTGCTCGTACGGGACCCGGGCACCCCGCTCGCCTACACGGTCATGTCCCTGGTGCTGCTGACCGTGCTCCACCCGGTGTACGACCGCCTGGCCACCCCCGGAACACCGGGCATCGTGCAGGCCGCCCCGGGCATCGCGGTGATGTTCACCCTGCTCGCCCTGGACGTGGCCGGACAGCTCCTGCTCTCCGAACGCACCTGGCACACCTGGGATCGCCTCCGATCCGGCCCGGCGGCGCCTTCCGCGATCCTGGCCGGCAAGTCCCTCCCGCTGATCGCGCTGTTCCTGACCCAGCAGACGGTGCTGTTCCTCTTCGCGACCGCGGCCTTCGGTTTCCCCCTCACCGCCGGCACCTGGCGCCTCCCCCTGCTGGCCCTCCTCTGGGCGCTGTGCGTCACCTCCTGCGGCCTCGCACTCGGCGTACACGCCCGCAGCCAGGGCCAGTTGGCCGCCGCCTCCGACATCGGCGCCCTCACGATCACCTGCCTCAGCGGCTGCCTGGTCCCCCTCGCCGTCCTCCCCCACTGGGTCTCCACGGTGGCCCCCGCGACACCGGGCTACTGGGCCCTGCACGGCTTCCAGGCAGCCGTCACCGGCAACACCCCGGCCTACGCCCACTCGACAGCGGTCCTCGCGGCCATCACAGCGACAGCACTCCTCGTATCGGCCCGCGGCATCCACCACTGACCCGCTGGACACTCCCGGGCTTACGCCGAACCTCTGGCCGAAATCGCTTACTCGACACGGCAGTTGGCGTCGGCTTCGCTCCGGATGAGGAAACGGGAAACGCCCGTTCCGCCTTGTTCGGCCCAGCCGGCTGCCCCACGCTGAATCGCGGCGCTCATCGGCTGACGGCCGAGGAGCGACGGAGGTCGAAGTGCTGGATCAGTCGCACGACTTCGGGCCCGAACTGCGCAGAAGGCGCCTCGCCGCCCTGCTCTCTCTGCACCAACTGGGACAGCGCGTGCACTACAGCAAGAGCCAACTCAGCAAGGTGGAACGGGGAATCAAGCGTCCGACACCCGAACTGGCACGCCTGTGCGACACGGAGCTGCGTGCCGACGGCGCACTCAGCCGGCTCGTGGCCGTCCGGCCCTCCGAACCACCTCTGCCCGCCCCCGGAAACGACGACGAGGTCTGGCTGATGCACCTGCGCAAGGACGGTTCGAGTTCCTTCCAACCCGTGACCCGCCGCGGGCTCATCACCGCGGGCGCCGCCTCGGTGCTGACCCTGCGCACCGGCGATCCGGGCGCGCTCCCCCTCGACGGGGCCGAGACCTTCGCGGACGCCTCACGGATGCTGTTCGACCAGTTCCGGCGGCTCGGCCAGACGTCGGGCCCCGCGAGTGTGCTGCCGCCACTCATCGCCCAGACCCACAGCCTGGAACAACTCGCCACCCACAGCAGCCCGCACGGCCGGCGCACCCTGCTGCTCCTCGCCTCCCGCTACGCCGAGTACGCGGGCTGGATGGCCCAGGAATCCGGCGACGACACAGCCGCGATCTGGTGGACGGATCGCGCCGTACACCTGGCGGCAGCGGGTGCGGACCCCGGGCTGGCCACATACGCACAGGTCAGGCGCTCGCTGATCAGCCTGTACCGAGGAGACATCGCCGAAGCCGTACAACTGGCCGGCCATGCCCTGGAGAGCGACGCACCCGCCCGTATCCGCGGCCTGGCCGCCCAGCATCTGGCCCAGGGTGCCGCCGCGAACGGCGACCACGCCACCTGCATGACCAGCCTCGACCGCGCCCGCCGACTCCTCGAACAGGACGCCGCCGACCCCTCCGAACCGGTCCTCGGCGCCTCCCACGTACCCGACGTCGTCTCGATGTTCACCGGCTGGTGCCTGTACGACCTGGGCCGTCCGAGGCAGGCGGCCGCTCTGCTGGACCAGGAGACCGCCCGCATCCCGGAGCACGCCTTCCGCACCCGGGCCCGGTACGGCGTCCGGCGCGCGCTGGCCCACGCGGCGGCGGGCGAGATCGACCACGCCTGCCGGATCGCCACCGACGTCCTGCCGTCCGTACGGCTCACCCACTCCGCCACGGTCTCCGCCGACCTGCGCCGCCTCGGCCACACGCTCGGCAGACACGCCCGCAACGCCTCCGTACGAGCCCTGATCCCGGACCTGTCCGGCGCACTCGCCCACTCCCACACCTTCTAGAAGGGCTACGACCATGCACGAGATCTTCGTCAACTACCGCACCAAGGGCGGCAAGGAGGTCGCCTACGCGTGCGACCGTGTGCTGTCGGCCAGGTTCGGCCCCGACAGCGTCTTCCTCGCCCGGAAGTCGATCGAGCCCGGCAACAACTACATCGACGTCCTCGTCCGGGCGGCCCGGCGCAGTCATGTGCTGCTCGCTCTCGTGGACGAGGAGTGGATCGACGCACCCGACCGGAACAGGCCAGGCAGGCGCGCGCTGGACGACCCTCAGGACTGGGTCCGTCGTGAGATAGAGGAGGCGCTGGCGTCAGGGGTGCTGATCGTGCCGCTGTTCATCGGCCGCAGGGTCGAGCAGCTCGATCCCCGGCGGCTGCCCAGGTCGATCGCGGAGATCGCGGAATGCCAGTACACACGGGTGGATCAGCACAGCCTGGAGGCCGATCTCACCCGGCTCGGCGACCGGCTCGTACGGCTGGTGCCCGCCCTCGCCTCCCTGGACCGCGGTGTCGCCCCACCATCTGAACCCGCCCCCGCCGAACCGGAGTCGACCGTTCGCAACGACAACCAGAGCGGTGGGATAGGCCAGGTGAACGGCACCGTAGGAACGTATGTGCACGACGCCCACGGCCCGATGAACACGGGCGGCGGCAGCCAGTTCAACGGCCCGCAGGTCAACGGCGACGGCACGAACGTCATCTCCGGGGACAACCACGGCGGGATACGTCAGGGGTTCGGCACCCGGACTCCGCGCGGGGGCGAGGAACGGTGACCGAGGCCTTCGGCTCGTACGTCCACGAGGCCCACGGGTCCGTCAACAGCGGCGACGGACCGCAGTTCAACTTCTACTACGCGGCGCAGGCCCGGCTGCGTGAACAAGCGAGCAGGCGTCCACGGGCGGTCGCGAAGGAGGACCGTGACCATCTCGCCGCGCGCTTCGTACCGCCGCGCGGTATGCGGCACGCACGCAACCGGCTGGAGGAAACGCACACGGTACTGCTCGACGGGCTGCCGGGCAGCGGCCGACGCACCGCCGCGCTCATGCTGCTGCACGACCTGTCCGACACTCGAGGCAGTCTGCACGAACTGCCGGACACCTCCGACGACACGGCCACCTTGGCTCTCGACACACAGGACATCGGCGACGGCGACCGGCTGCTGCTGGATCTCTCGGAGGTGGACGAGTCCCGGTACATCGCGGTCCAGAGCGCGCTCTCCGACTTCCGCGACAGCCTTGTCCGCCACGGTGCCCACCTCGCCGTGGTACTCCCTCACCATCTCGGCTATCTACTCCGAGGGGAACTGAAACGCCTGACCGTGGAGATCGGCCGTCCCTCGGCGCAGCGCGTTCTGATCACCCATCTCCGGCACGAGGGCATCGAGCCACCCCAGTCCGAACTGGGCGGCACCCCTCTCACGTCCTACCTGTCGCAGGCCCCGATGCGCGACATCGCCGGACTCGTCGACCGGATCCGGCGCTGCCGGGACGTCTCGCCGGCCGACCGGGGTTTCTCCCACTGGCTGACCGAGTCACTGGTCGACCAGCACGACCAGACCGCCCGCGTGGCGGCGGATCTCACGTCTCAGCGGGACGGGCGGCGCCGAGCGCTGCTGTTGTCCGTGGCCCTGTTCCACGGGACCGCGCCAGGGACCGTACTGCGGGGCGCGAACGCCCTGCTGGGCATCCTCAGCCATCCCCCGGACCCGCTGCCCCGGCTGGACCGGGCGGACCTGCACGCCGAACTCTCCGACATCGGCGCC from Streptomyces sp. NBC_01478 includes the following:
- a CDS encoding ABC transporter permease, which encodes MTRHTLVLLVRDPGTPLAYTVMSLVLLTVLHPVYDRLATPGTPGIVQAAPGIAVMFTLLALDVAGQLLLSERTWHTWDRLRSGPAAPSAILAGKSLPLIALFLTQQTVLFLFATAAFGFPLTAGTWRLPLLALLWALCVTSCGLALGVHARSQGQLAAASDIGALTITCLSGCLVPLAVLPHWVSTVAPATPGYWALHGFQAAVTGNTPAYAHSTAVLAAITATALLVSARGIHH
- a CDS encoding TetR/AcrR family transcriptional regulator encodes the protein MLDVTWELATRKGLPAVTMRAVAQELDVNPMTLYRHVGDKQGLLDGLVERLLLEIDVPGPGLDWRDQLRLLARNMRATARRHPDLFLLLFQRPAVTPEAVGPRNAVYGALRAAGLPEERIPRAERLLSTFMLGFAASEAGGRFRDSDPDEDMAFAEDLIVQVLAEARKIK
- a CDS encoding helix-turn-helix domain-containing protein, whose protein sequence is MLDQSHDFGPELRRRRLAALLSLHQLGQRVHYSKSQLSKVERGIKRPTPELARLCDTELRADGALSRLVAVRPSEPPLPAPGNDDEVWLMHLRKDGSSSFQPVTRRGLITAGAASVLTLRTGDPGALPLDGAETFADASRMLFDQFRRLGQTSGPASVLPPLIAQTHSLEQLATHSSPHGRRTLLLLASRYAEYAGWMAQESGDDTAAIWWTDRAVHLAAAGADPGLATYAQVRRSLISLYRGDIAEAVQLAGHALESDAPARIRGLAAQHLAQGAAANGDHATCMTSLDRARRLLEQDAADPSEPVLGASHVPDVVSMFTGWCLYDLGRPRQAAALLDQETARIPEHAFRTRARYGVRRALAHAAAGEIDHACRIATDVLPSVRLTHSATVSADLRRLGHTLGRHARNASVRALIPDLSGALAHSHTF
- a CDS encoding primosomal protein N', which codes for MSSADGERDGGAAGAPPEQLALIRESVRQAKGPKAKPRTWRGAALAGELPVARVLVDKGVLHLDRYFDYAVPEELDADARPGVRVRVRFGAGRHRVRDGRREGGGLIDGFLVERLAESDYSGPLAALAQVVSPEPVLSAELLGLARAVADRYAGSLADVLQLAVPPRSARAEQKPSPAPLPPPGVPEAGSWARYERGAGFLEALASGGAPRAVWNALPGPEWSEEIARAVAATLASGRGALVVVPDGRAAGRVDAALTALLGEGRHALLTADAGPEKRYRQWLAVRRGSVRAVVGTRAAMFAPVRDLGLVAIWDDGDDSHSEQHAPQPHAREVLLLRAALDKCGFLLGSWSCTVEAAQLVASGWARPLVASREQVRAAAPLVRTVGDGDLARDEAARAARLPTLAWQAVREGLKHGPVLVQVPRRGYVPRMACAQCRAAARCRHCAGPLEGQDAGVLRCGWCGVAENSWHCPECGGFRLRAQIVGARRTAEELGRAFPAVPVRTSGREQVLDTVPGTPALVVSTPGAEPVADGGYAAALLLDGWAMLGRPDLRAGEDALRRWVAAGSLVRPQGVGGTVVVVAEPTLRPVQALVRWDPVGHAVRELAERGELGFPPVSRMAAVAGGAGAVAEFLAAVELPPDAEVLGPVPMVVPVASTGRARRVGDPPVGEQWERALIRVRPGSGGALAAALKAAQAARMARGGGDVVRVRVDPPDIG
- a CDS encoding ABC transporter ATP-binding protein → MLTVSGLYKRWGPVQALDGFDLHIEPGEICGLIGHNGAGKTTFARTVAGLERPDAGSVLVAGVDLATAPRSARSLIGLAPQESALYPTATLRQNLRLFGGLAGLHRTRLSTELAAVAEELVLTDVLDRPIATLSGGQQRRAQAATVLLPRPRVLLLDEPTVGADPTTREALLRLVRTRADEGAAVCYTTHYLPELEHLDATLAVAASGRVIARGHRADLLDGLPGEVTVTFTGAVPEHLARTSTAPGELRFSTADPAQALARLLRDLGPDTARVRSAAIREPSLDDLYRSLATRQLPTETHDAA
- the fmt gene encoding methionyl-tRNA formyltransferase; this encodes MKLVFAGTPEVAVPALDALIASGRHEVAAVVTRPDAPAGRGRRLVASPVAERAEEAGIEVLKPVKPRDPEFLERLREIAPDCCPVVAYGALLPRVALDIPAHGWVNLHFSLLPAWRGAAPVQHSIMSGDEITGASTFLIEEGLDSGPVYGTVTEEIRPTDTSGDLLTRLAFAGSGLLAATMDGIEDGTLKAVPQSGEGITLAPKINVEDAQVEWSAPALRVDRVVRGCTPAPGAWTVFRGERLKIVQAVPVPERTDLAPGALAVGKNNVYVGTGSYAVELLWVQAQGKKPMRAADWARGARIGAGETVGNREA
- a CDS encoding TIR domain-containing protein yields the protein MHEIFVNYRTKGGKEVAYACDRVLSARFGPDSVFLARKSIEPGNNYIDVLVRAARRSHVLLALVDEEWIDAPDRNRPGRRALDDPQDWVRREIEEALASGVLIVPLFIGRRVEQLDPRRLPRSIAEIAECQYTRVDQHSLEADLTRLGDRLVRLVPALASLDRGVAPPSEPAPAEPESTVRNDNQSGGIGQVNGTVGTYVHDAHGPMNTGGGSQFNGPQVNGDGTNVISGDNHGGIRQGFGTRTPRGGEER
- a CDS encoding ABC transporter substrate-binding protein is translated as MTEAFGSYVHEAHGSVNSGDGPQFNFYYAAQARLREQASRRPRAVAKEDRDHLAARFVPPRGMRHARNRLEETHTVLLDGLPGSGRRTAALMLLHDLSDTRGSLHELPDTSDDTATLALDTQDIGDGDRLLLDLSEVDESRYIAVQSALSDFRDSLVRHGAHLAVVLPHHLGYLLRGELKRLTVEIGRPSAQRVLITHLRHEGIEPPQSELGGTPLTSYLSQAPMRDIAGLVDRIRRCRDVSPADRGFSHWLTESLVDQHDQTARVAADLTSQRDGRRRALLLSVALFHGTAPGTVLRGANALLGILSHPPDPLPRLDRADLHAELSDIGAEVKPDGRVRFRIVGYDRAVRDHFWTFLPDIRRQLRDWFDVCLAEPSLAQSDRKEAVARFAAQSLRTARPEDLSWLAHRWTADKAPAHLVPDAAQVLALGLDDEQHGRYFRQQIYDWSTSTETGIGLRRVLVLVCSTTMARSHPDQALVRLHHLARRTYGVVGAGARQALLDLARSDHRLYRRMLDRLGAGIAQGQWGEDRALFLELADPVRLVGYRSVRDSLIICWNGVLRRPVESWATPLARWLTASEDVRHRDLVLRVLSAACDTDVRVSGCLYRAALQWQHSDPSVSRAETVSVLLRKIDTAQGIESYPLAV